Proteins co-encoded in one Candidatus Kapaibacterium sp. genomic window:
- a CDS encoding amino acid permease has protein sequence MNRQEPVFRRELRLFDATMLVVGSMIGSGIFIVTADIARTVGAPGYVLLVWILTGVLTLMAALSYGELAALFPRAGGQYVYLQQAYSPLVGFLYGWALFLVIQTGSIAAVAVAFAKFTAVLVPWFSESNVLLHVAGIQVNAGQLLAIASIWLLTAINLRGVRLGKLVQDTFTVTKTAALFGLILLGLSIGLNAESIQQNWAVLWDAQRVVPGGEGTQAVPLAGVALASALGAAMVGSLFAADAWNNITFAAAEVVEPQRTVPRSMALGVVIVTLLYVLANVAYMSVLPVRGVPDGTSVWERGIQFAANDRVGTAVAEAIFGPWGAVVMALLIMVSTFGCNNGLILSGARVYYAMAQDGLFFRSAGRLNRFAVPGVALVLQAVWASVLCLSGRYGDLLDYIVFAVLLFYVATIAGIIVLRHKLPEAERPYKAPGYPVVPLLYILGAAAIALDLLLVKPRYTVAGLVLVMSGVPVYFFWRWWQRRHGGENGAER, from the coding sequence ATGAATCGCCAGGAACCAGTATTTCGGCGGGAACTTCGCCTATTCGACGCCACGATGCTCGTGGTGGGGTCTATGATTGGCTCGGGGATCTTCATCGTTACCGCCGATATTGCTCGGACCGTAGGAGCTCCTGGCTACGTTCTGCTGGTGTGGATTCTAACGGGCGTGCTGACGCTCATGGCAGCACTCTCCTATGGGGAGCTCGCGGCCCTTTTCCCTCGGGCCGGCGGACAGTACGTGTATCTGCAACAGGCCTACTCACCGCTTGTCGGCTTCCTCTACGGTTGGGCTCTGTTTCTGGTCATTCAGACGGGGTCTATCGCAGCCGTTGCTGTAGCATTTGCGAAGTTTACTGCCGTGTTAGTTCCGTGGTTCTCTGAAAGCAACGTCCTCCTCCACGTTGCCGGAATCCAGGTCAATGCTGGGCAGCTACTGGCGATAGCCAGCATTTGGCTGCTGACCGCAATCAACCTCCGAGGAGTCCGGCTGGGCAAGCTCGTGCAGGACACGTTCACAGTTACGAAGACGGCAGCGCTCTTCGGGCTTATCCTGCTGGGGTTGAGCATAGGGCTCAATGCGGAGAGCATTCAGCAGAACTGGGCAGTGCTGTGGGACGCACAGCGGGTCGTTCCCGGCGGTGAAGGAACCCAGGCCGTTCCTCTGGCTGGGGTCGCGCTGGCATCCGCGCTTGGAGCGGCGATGGTGGGTTCGCTCTTCGCTGCTGATGCCTGGAACAACATCACCTTTGCGGCGGCCGAAGTGGTGGAACCGCAGCGGACAGTCCCTCGCAGTATGGCTTTGGGGGTCGTCATCGTGACTCTGCTCTACGTTTTGGCGAACGTCGCATACATGAGCGTGCTACCAGTACGGGGGGTACCGGACGGGACGAGCGTCTGGGAGCGCGGTATCCAATTTGCAGCGAACGACCGTGTAGGGACAGCGGTAGCGGAAGCAATCTTCGGTCCCTGGGGAGCCGTGGTGATGGCCCTCCTCATCATGGTCTCCACCTTCGGATGCAACAACGGGCTGATTCTGTCGGGTGCACGGGTCTACTATGCAATGGCCCAGGATGGGCTCTTCTTCCGTTCGGCAGGCCGACTGAATCGGTTCGCGGTGCCTGGAGTGGCTTTAGTGCTGCAGGCGGTCTGGGCAAGCGTGTTGTGCCTCTCGGGGCGGTATGGAGACCTGTTGGACTACATCGTGTTCGCGGTATTGCTCTTCTACGTCGCGACTATTGCGGGCATCATCGTCCTGCGGCATAAGCTACCGGAGGCTGAGCGACCGTATAAGGCCCCAGGCTACCCAGTCGTGCCGCTCTTGTACATTCTAGGTGCTGCGGCGATTGCTCTGGACTTGCTACTTGTCAAGCCTCGGTATACGGTCGCAGGGCTCGTACTGGTAATGAGCGGTGTTCCGGTGTACTTCTTCTGGCGGTGGTGGCAACGACGTCATGGAGGGGAGAATGGAGCTGAGCGTTAA
- a CDS encoding glycosyltransferase family 4 protein gives MASYPSSHHWLCCGRFPPPRDGQSIATQELVELLAPDITFTCLNSTARPPEGRIIPPGQLRMKRVREMLRYLSTLRSFTTRHPSPILYAILSGNWLGHLRDCAAFAWAIPPRCPVVVWTHNSLQTLTNSPVGRQTLRWLARRIRFFVVAGPNLGRLLQGIVPQDRIAIIPNLIARALLCSREEVEQKLAQLPSSPLRLLFVGHMMPEKGGWRLLEAIALLQAAGIPCQATYVGGWSSPADAASFAERVRTLGLQERVHHHGLVSNSAMLRELYLTHHLMVLPTDHPLEAQPISIIEALNAGCAVISTPRGSIPDVVCSGVHGFLTGSSPEAVAAAIARYWHQPGLWQAHARAARSQFESNFSPEIIRQRWLQLLLEVEAKYRRL, from the coding sequence ATGGCATCCTATCCCAGTTCTCACCACTGGCTCTGCTGTGGACGCTTCCCACCCCCACGTGACGGCCAGAGTATCGCTACCCAGGAGCTGGTAGAGCTACTGGCTCCCGACATCACATTCACCTGCCTGAACTCCACAGCCCGACCGCCCGAAGGCCGCATCATCCCGCCCGGACAACTCCGCATGAAGCGTGTCAGGGAGATGCTCCGCTACCTTTCCACCCTTCGCAGCTTCACGACCCGCCACCCTTCCCCCATCCTCTATGCCATTCTCTCTGGCAACTGGCTGGGTCACCTTCGGGACTGCGCTGCCTTCGCGTGGGCTATCCCGCCCCGATGCCCCGTGGTAGTATGGACCCACAATTCCCTACAAACGCTCACGAACTCCCCCGTGGGACGGCAGACTCTCCGCTGGCTCGCACGGCGGATACGCTTCTTCGTCGTCGCAGGGCCAAACCTCGGTAGGCTCCTGCAGGGGATCGTACCCCAAGACCGGATTGCCATCATCCCCAACCTCATTGCTCGCGCCCTGCTCTGTTCACGGGAAGAGGTAGAGCAGAAGCTAGCGCAGCTCCCTTCCTCACCCCTACGGCTCCTCTTCGTCGGACACATGATGCCGGAGAAAGGCGGCTGGCGCCTGCTGGAGGCTATTGCACTCCTCCAAGCCGCTGGCATTCCGTGCCAAGCAACGTATGTAGGTGGCTGGAGCTCCCCAGCTGATGCCGCTTCGTTTGCAGAGCGTGTCCGCACACTCGGACTGCAGGAGAGAGTCCATCACCATGGGCTCGTCAGCAATTCAGCTATGCTACGGGAGCTCTACCTTACACACCATCTCATGGTGCTCCCGACAGACCATCCCCTAGAAGCCCAACCTATCAGCATCATTGAGGCTCTCAACGCTGGCTGTGCCGTCATTAGCACCCCACGGGGCTCCATTCCTGACGTCGTCTGTTCTGGTGTTCACGGCTTCCTCACCGGCTCATCACCGGAAGCTGTCGCCGCAGCCATAGCCCGTTACTGGCACCAACCCGGTCTCTGGCAAGCCCATGCCCGTGCAGCTCGCTCCCAATTTGAGAGCAATTTCAGCCCCGAAATCATCCGCCAACGCTGGCTACAGCTTCTCCTTGAGGTAGAGGCCAAGTATCGTCGGCTCTAG
- a CDS encoding YpdA family putative bacillithiol disulfide reductase produces the protein MEELWDTVIIGAGPTGLSCGIEAQRAGLRFLILEKGALVDSIRRFPTNMVFFSTAENLELGGIPFPTAHPRPTRVEALQYYRRVAEYFRLPIRLYTPVVSVERDGGLFSVRTAHGETLRSRIVIVATGYFDQPNLLEVPGEELPHVTHYYTEPYGYVHTRVAVIGGRNSAVETALDLYRHGATVFLIHRRAWIGESVKYWLKPDIENRIRRGEIRAYFQTVVEAIEPKRLWLRNLDTEQRFALEVDFVIAHTGYRPNASFLESMGIELQHPSLVPVYNPETFETSVPGLYVAGSVVCGCETWNVFIENGRAHAVPIIADILQRHVPNR, from the coding sequence ATGGAGGAGCTCTGGGATACAGTCATCATCGGGGCCGGTCCAACGGGTCTGTCGTGTGGAATTGAAGCCCAGCGGGCTGGTCTTCGCTTCCTCATCTTGGAGAAAGGGGCCCTCGTGGACTCCATCCGTCGCTTTCCGACCAATATGGTCTTCTTCTCCACTGCGGAGAACCTGGAACTCGGAGGCATCCCCTTTCCGACAGCCCACCCCCGTCCGACACGGGTAGAAGCACTCCAATACTACCGCCGAGTTGCTGAGTACTTCCGGTTGCCCATCCGGCTCTACACGCCCGTGGTGAGTGTGGAGCGCGATGGTGGGCTCTTCTCTGTACGCACTGCCCATGGTGAAACTCTGCGCAGCCGCATAGTCATCGTAGCCACGGGATACTTTGACCAGCCAAACCTCCTAGAGGTGCCTGGGGAGGAGCTTCCGCATGTGACGCACTACTACACAGAGCCATACGGCTATGTGCACACCCGCGTCGCTGTCATCGGCGGACGGAATTCCGCAGTGGAGACGGCCTTGGACCTCTACCGGCACGGGGCTACCGTCTTCCTCATCCACCGGAGAGCATGGATTGGAGAGTCCGTGAAGTACTGGCTTAAGCCAGACATAGAGAACCGTATCCGCCGGGGGGAGATTCGTGCCTACTTCCAGACTGTCGTGGAGGCAATTGAGCCCAAGCGCCTCTGGCTGCGAAACCTAGACACCGAGCAACGCTTCGCACTAGAGGTAGACTTCGTGATTGCCCACACAGGATACCGTCCCAACGCTTCGTTCCTGGAATCCATGGGGATTGAACTCCAGCACCCCTCGCTGGTGCCGGTCTACAACCCAGAGACCTTTGAGACCTCCGTGCCTGGACTCTATGTAGCCGGTTCCGTTGTTTGTGGTTGCGAGACGTGGAATGTCTTCATCGAGAACGGACGTGCCCATGCTGTCCCCATCATCGCCGATATCCTACAGCGGCATGTCCCCAACCGGTAA
- a CDS encoding 16S rRNA (uracil(1498)-N(3))-methyltransferase, with translation MECLYVPALEVGQAFVELTDPDELRHVRALRLRQGERVALTNGRGCLVVGELLQYSKAPPRALFRVVELLEPPEFPVRLGLAIGLLHDRERLEFAVEKAVELGVQEIVLLRTCYAQPCEVRLERLRAKVLAAVKQAHRAWMPSIRGPMGLVECCDSVLPAYRQSIVAEVSGREPAPLRNSPTLVLVGPEGGWSAEELQILQQARAALWSLGQQRLRAETAAVVALGLVRFLLRQS, from the coding sequence ATGGAGTGCCTGTACGTGCCTGCCTTAGAGGTTGGGCAGGCGTTCGTCGAGCTTACCGATCCAGACGAACTCCGCCACGTGAGAGCCCTACGGCTCCGCCAAGGAGAGCGGGTAGCACTCACGAACGGACGTGGCTGCCTCGTTGTGGGGGAACTGCTCCAGTACTCCAAAGCCCCACCTCGAGCGCTCTTCAGGGTCGTTGAGCTTCTGGAACCGCCGGAATTCCCAGTGCGATTAGGACTGGCAATTGGTCTCCTCCATGACCGCGAACGGCTGGAATTCGCTGTAGAGAAGGCGGTGGAGCTCGGGGTACAGGAGATCGTTCTCCTGCGGACATGCTATGCACAGCCGTGTGAGGTGCGTCTGGAGCGTCTTCGAGCGAAGGTGCTTGCTGCAGTCAAGCAAGCGCATCGGGCCTGGATGCCCAGTATTCGGGGCCCTATGGGATTGGTCGAGTGCTGTGATAGCGTGCTCCCGGCCTACAGGCAATCGATTGTAGCGGAGGTGTCTGGAAGGGAACCAGCTCCTTTGAGGAACTCCCCGACGTTGGTCCTCGTGGGTCCCGAAGGCGGGTGGTCGGCAGAGGAACTGCAGATACTTCAACAGGCGAGGGCAGCACTGTGGTCTCTGGGCCAACAGCGTCTGCGTGCAGAGACAGCCGCCGTAGTCGCTCTTGGCCTCGTAAGATTCCTCCTACGCCAGAGCTGA
- a CDS encoding adenylate kinase: MLIRSMVIVLFGAPGVGKGTQAQLLAERYGLPHLSTGEAFRRAIRQNSELGEKVRYYVENGLLVPDEVVTAIVEQFLSSPPYFQNCILDGFPRTLPQAQALDALLQRQGRTVDAVVNIVVAEEEIIRRLLLRGRLDDSEAVIRQRLQVYAEQTQPVLDYYAQQGKLRSVDGNADIETVHQRIVQLLQSISVDNVPPSQ; this comes from the coding sequence GTGCTGATACGTAGCATGGTCATTGTGCTCTTCGGTGCACCAGGCGTCGGCAAAGGAACACAAGCCCAGCTATTGGCAGAGCGATACGGTCTACCCCATCTCTCGACTGGCGAAGCTTTCCGACGTGCCATCCGCCAAAACTCTGAGCTCGGAGAGAAGGTTCGATACTACGTAGAGAACGGATTGCTGGTGCCCGACGAGGTAGTGACAGCCATCGTAGAGCAGTTCCTTTCCTCACCACCTTACTTCCAGAACTGCATCTTGGATGGCTTCCCTCGGACCCTTCCGCAGGCGCAGGCGCTCGATGCGCTCCTCCAACGCCAAGGGAGGACTGTGGATGCAGTCGTCAACATCGTGGTAGCAGAGGAAGAAATCATCCGTCGTCTCCTGCTACGCGGTCGTCTGGATGACTCCGAAGCCGTCATCCGGCAGCGACTCCAGGTCTACGCCGAACAGACACAACCCGTGCTGGACTACTATGCCCAGCAGGGCAAGCTGCGGAGCGTGGATGGGAATGCAGACATCGAGACAGTCCACCAGCGAATTGTCCAACTCCTCCAAAGCATCTCCGTCGACAATGTACCGCCGTCTCAGTAG
- a CDS encoding pyridoxine 5'-phosphate synthase — MELSVNVDHVATVREARGGVRPDPVMAAMLAELAGAAGIVCHLREDRRHINDRDVRLLREVVKTRLNLEMAATEEMISIACEVLPDLVTLVPERRQERTTEGGLNVVEQQHYLQTVIERLHEAEIQVSLFVEPVLEQIEAAAEVGADIVELHTGHYAAATNPQAAQRELQRLLNAAEFAQRLGLHVAAGHGLDYDNIIPICRIPAIQDVSIGHAIVARSIFVGFEQAVRQMVELIRYGRLLPPLKLR, encoded by the coding sequence ATGGAGCTGAGCGTTAACGTGGACCATGTGGCAACGGTGCGTGAGGCCCGCGGAGGGGTGCGTCCTGATCCCGTGATGGCTGCGATGCTGGCGGAATTGGCTGGAGCTGCTGGGATTGTGTGTCATCTGCGGGAAGATCGGCGCCACATCAACGATCGGGACGTTCGGCTGCTTCGCGAGGTGGTCAAGACACGGCTCAACCTGGAGATGGCGGCAACGGAGGAGATGATCAGTATTGCCTGCGAGGTGCTGCCGGATCTCGTCACTCTGGTGCCGGAGCGACGCCAGGAGCGGACGACTGAAGGTGGACTCAATGTTGTCGAGCAGCAGCACTACCTCCAGACGGTGATTGAACGGCTGCACGAGGCGGAAATCCAGGTGAGTCTGTTCGTGGAGCCAGTGCTGGAACAGATAGAAGCCGCTGCCGAGGTCGGAGCAGACATTGTCGAGCTGCACACGGGGCACTATGCGGCAGCGACCAATCCACAGGCTGCACAACGGGAGCTCCAGCGCTTGCTGAATGCTGCGGAGTTCGCTCAGCGGCTGGGGTTGCATGTTGCTGCTGGTCATGGCTTGGACTACGACAACATCATTCCCATCTGTCGCATTCCAGCGATTCAAGATGTGAGCATTGGGCATGCGATTGTGGCTCGCTCCATCTTCGTGGGCTTTGAACAGGCCGTTCGCCAGATGGTGGAGCTCATTCGCTACGGTCGTCTGCTGCCCCCTCTGAAGCTGCGCTGA
- a CDS encoding glycosyltransferase family 2 protein, which produces MELLLGAVVALLSAFNLVCWSNLRRVPRLLPKRWTQPEAPYVSVLVPARNEAERIEPCIHSLCQQEYPAYEVLVLDDESTDATPEVLERLRQQYPERLRVLRGAPLPEGWVGKPWACYQLAQHARGEWLLFTDADTRFHPSALASTLQERQRRQWRFVSLLPREEVRSFVEQLLIPLLYIFYFAYLPERWRRYFPRFHAASGQAFLIHSSLYWELGGHAAVRGEIVEDLALGRLIAQRIGSAPIADATGIVSCRMYETSREAFLGFSKNTYPAMGYRWWTLVGFVGHLLVLSILPVLAVLLGVACNHAAWSLLGGTSYLLSVLLRWQVSHRFRLPYSQVWLQPLATIVASTIALNSYRWSITGRLQWRGRFYQPSMSVVE; this is translated from the coding sequence ATGGAGTTGCTCCTCGGCGCTGTTGTAGCGCTCCTCAGCGCGTTCAACCTCGTCTGCTGGTCCAACCTACGTCGTGTACCACGGCTCCTCCCCAAACGGTGGACACAGCCAGAGGCACCGTACGTTTCCGTGTTGGTGCCTGCTCGGAACGAAGCTGAGCGGATTGAACCCTGCATCCATTCGCTCTGCCAGCAGGAGTACCCAGCCTACGAAGTCTTGGTGCTCGACGACGAATCTACCGACGCAACCCCAGAGGTGCTGGAGCGCCTACGCCAGCAGTACCCCGAACGGCTCCGTGTCCTTCGTGGTGCTCCCCTGCCCGAGGGATGGGTCGGGAAGCCATGGGCATGTTACCAGCTTGCGCAGCATGCCCGCGGGGAATGGTTGCTCTTCACCGACGCTGATACCCGCTTCCATCCCTCGGCGCTTGCTTCAACGCTGCAAGAGCGCCAGCGTCGGCAGTGGCGCTTCGTCTCGCTACTACCAAGAGAGGAGGTCCGGAGCTTCGTCGAGCAGCTCCTCATCCCACTGCTGTACATCTTCTACTTCGCCTACCTCCCTGAACGTTGGCGGCGGTATTTTCCACGATTCCACGCCGCCAGCGGCCAGGCATTCCTCATCCACTCCTCACTCTACTGGGAGCTGGGCGGACACGCGGCTGTCCGCGGAGAGATCGTAGAGGACTTAGCCCTTGGACGGCTCATTGCCCAGCGGATCGGTAGTGCCCCCATAGCCGACGCGACAGGAATCGTCTCCTGCCGAATGTACGAGACCTCCCGGGAAGCCTTCCTTGGCTTCTCCAAGAACACCTACCCAGCGATGGGATACCGTTGGTGGACTCTGGTAGGGTTTGTCGGACACTTGCTCGTCCTCTCGATTCTTCCAGTGCTGGCGGTTCTGCTTGGAGTGGCGTGTAACCATGCAGCTTGGAGCCTCCTGGGGGGGACAAGCTACCTGCTGAGCGTTCTACTCCGGTGGCAAGTCAGTCACCGCTTTCGTCTGCCGTACTCCCAGGTCTGGCTCCAGCCACTTGCGACAATCGTAGCGAGCACAATTGCCTTGAACTCTTACCGCTGGAGTATCACAGGCCGCTTGCAATGGAGAGGGCGCTTCTATCAGCCGTCGATGTCGGTAGTAGAGTAG
- a CDS encoding glycoside hydrolase, translating to MYRRLSSLCAVIILAAATLWGQQDARQLPLYLQAGMETQPIRWGAIRRVNPQDYRLEDLTKPHEGPHLLHGPTGIPLVNISPYPLDQSETWITLHPQNPRLLLAGANDSRYNYGGNYRMVSYRSTDGGRTWSAALTPQNFFVPTNTGAAIADPGLCFDSDGNAYYSHIMVQLLSDEPSGTNGVFVALSTNTGQSWTELSPVTLNQGQNVPFDDKCLMVVDTISTSPYRNSIYVAWRRFGGTPGIYVARSTDRGQSWSVPVLLPGSGGDTQAPILAVGPQGQVYVAWRQRLGNRENALFQISTDGGRTWRPSPVLAQSVVLLGTINSASGRQVLPDKQNIRVSSYPAIAVDLSTGPRRGWIYLVQAGRDDLGRTGIYLTYSTNGGTIWSPSQRIDNNALNNDVFFPAICVDPVTGMIAVLYYSSQHDPQNKGVDAYLAISRDAQSWRHIRLTPWTFYIDGPEDVSFQGPGNYYWGDYTAITAYGGRIYPCFWMPNAPRGSFSTLDAYVALVSSAPRPPDSLRATFPAAGSVRLRWRDPTENLLGEPLGNFVIRVFRGSTLVATVPKGQQEYTESGLPDGDPFSYTLVAVTPDSLESEPVTISGFVGGAREPLPPTDIVARPHEDGVLLSWRNPAYHVDSSDFYDFARLYIYDAATGVSIDSLEPPRVQAGALTSHVVRLPTGRFYQLFLRAVGLRGGQLTLSQPSDTVLAYAGAPLRQLYATFDDSATTPAMFTNGAWGLTTRASASPPNSLTDSPVGNYPHRSNTWVVLAPVLVSAATPTLSYETIALVEVGDTAVTEVSPDFGRTWYVVQAIDIRRSPGFRDSVGNSQWVSEHRDLRRFIGDTLYIRFRLRSNPFRNNDGWYIDNVRLDAAEPDAITEPVTATPSVLLFPQPAAEEVWIELSTPAPPRLARPVQVVNVLGQVYWLPAEPVVADAGTVRLRCDVRHLPTGLYLLRLWDGRTAPLLIAR from the coding sequence ATGTACCGCCGTCTCAGTAGCCTGTGCGCTGTGATTATCTTGGCTGCCGCCACACTCTGGGGGCAACAGGATGCCCGGCAGCTCCCGCTGTACCTCCAAGCTGGTATGGAGACCCAGCCTATCCGCTGGGGGGCTATCCGGCGAGTTAATCCGCAGGATTATCGTCTCGAGGACCTCACGAAACCCCATGAAGGCCCCCACCTGCTCCATGGCCCTACAGGGATACCGCTAGTCAACATTTCCCCATACCCCTTAGACCAGAGCGAGACCTGGATCACCCTCCACCCCCAGAACCCGCGCCTCCTACTGGCGGGTGCCAACGATTCACGCTACAACTACGGCGGCAACTACCGCATGGTCTCCTACCGCAGCACAGACGGAGGCCGGACATGGAGTGCTGCTTTGACTCCCCAGAACTTCTTCGTACCCACCAACACCGGTGCGGCAATCGCCGACCCAGGCCTCTGCTTTGATTCCGACGGGAACGCGTACTACAGTCACATCATGGTACAGCTCCTCAGCGATGAGCCGAGTGGCACCAACGGGGTCTTCGTTGCTCTCTCCACTAACACTGGTCAGAGTTGGACGGAGCTCTCCCCCGTTACGCTCAACCAGGGGCAGAACGTCCCCTTCGACGACAAGTGCTTGATGGTGGTAGACACTATCAGCACTTCTCCGTACCGCAACTCCATCTACGTCGCATGGCGGCGCTTCGGAGGTACACCGGGCATTTACGTCGCACGTAGCACAGACCGTGGACAGAGCTGGAGTGTTCCCGTTCTGCTTCCAGGTAGCGGCGGAGACACTCAAGCTCCGATCTTAGCTGTCGGTCCCCAAGGACAGGTCTACGTCGCCTGGCGGCAGCGCCTTGGCAATCGGGAGAATGCCCTCTTCCAAATCTCCACCGATGGAGGCCGTACATGGCGACCTTCCCCTGTACTAGCACAGTCTGTTGTGTTGCTGGGCACTATCAATTCCGCAAGTGGCCGGCAAGTCCTGCCTGACAAGCAGAACATCCGTGTCAGCTCCTACCCCGCTATTGCTGTGGACCTCTCCACAGGTCCCCGCCGCGGTTGGATCTACTTGGTGCAAGCTGGCCGGGACGACCTCGGCCGGACGGGCATCTACCTAACGTACTCCACCAATGGCGGCACGATCTGGTCGCCCTCGCAGCGGATTGACAACAACGCGCTCAATAACGATGTCTTCTTCCCCGCCATCTGCGTAGATCCCGTGACAGGCATGATTGCCGTGCTCTACTACAGCTCGCAGCACGATCCGCAGAACAAAGGGGTGGACGCGTATCTGGCCATCTCGCGCGATGCCCAAAGCTGGCGCCACATACGACTCACCCCCTGGACGTTCTACATCGACGGCCCCGAGGATGTCTCCTTCCAGGGGCCGGGCAACTACTACTGGGGCGACTATACCGCCATCACTGCATACGGCGGGCGCATCTACCCCTGCTTCTGGATGCCCAATGCACCACGCGGCTCTTTCAGCACCCTGGATGCCTACGTTGCACTTGTCAGCTCAGCCCCACGCCCCCCAGATAGCCTCCGAGCTACTTTCCCTGCCGCTGGCTCTGTCCGCCTACGGTGGCGCGATCCAACGGAGAACCTCCTGGGCGAGCCTTTAGGGAACTTCGTCATCCGTGTCTTCCGGGGCTCTACTCTTGTGGCAACCGTTCCCAAGGGGCAGCAGGAGTACACTGAATCTGGGCTTCCTGACGGTGATCCGTTCAGCTACACGCTCGTTGCGGTCACCCCTGACAGCTTAGAGAGCGAACCCGTTACCATTTCTGGCTTCGTTGGTGGCGCAAGGGAGCCCCTTCCCCCGACAGACATCGTTGCTCGTCCGCATGAGGACGGAGTCCTCCTCTCATGGCGCAATCCCGCTTACCACGTTGACAGCTCAGACTTCTACGACTTCGCACGGCTCTACATCTACGATGCCGCAACAGGTGTCTCAATCGACAGTTTGGAGCCTCCCCGAGTGCAAGCAGGGGCGCTGACGTCCCACGTGGTAAGGCTCCCCACGGGTCGCTTCTACCAGCTCTTCCTACGTGCCGTGGGTCTGCGAGGTGGTCAGCTAACATTGAGCCAGCCATCCGACACAGTACTGGCGTATGCAGGAGCTCCATTGCGGCAGCTGTATGCCACCTTCGATGATAGCGCCACAACCCCCGCGATGTTCACCAACGGTGCCTGGGGGTTGACGACCCGGGCCTCCGCTTCACCCCCGAACTCCCTAACGGACTCCCCCGTAGGCAACTACCCTCACCGCTCTAACACCTGGGTAGTGCTTGCCCCTGTGCTCGTTTCAGCAGCCACTCCAACACTCAGCTACGAGACGATTGCCTTGGTAGAAGTAGGCGATACAGCCGTGACAGAGGTCTCCCCTGATTTCGGACGGACGTGGTATGTTGTACAAGCAATTGACATCCGACGCTCGCCTGGCTTCCGAGACAGTGTGGGGAACAGCCAGTGGGTCTCCGAGCACCGTGATCTACGGCGCTTCATCGGCGATACGCTCTACATCCGCTTCCGGCTGCGCTCCAACCCGTTCCGGAACAATGATGGCTGGTACATCGACAACGTCCGCTTAGACGCAGCCGAGCCCGACGCCATCACGGAGCCAGTCACTGCGACACCTTCAGTGCTACTCTTCCCGCAGCCAGCGGCTGAAGAGGTGTGGATAGAGCTTTCGACCCCGGCTCCGCCAAGGTTAGCGAGGCCGGTTCAGGTCGTCAATGTTCTAGGGCAAGTGTATTGGCTCCCTGCCGAGCCGGTGGTAGCTGACGCTGGTACAGTACGGCTCCGCTGCGATGTTCGCCACCTGCCCACAGGCCTCTACTTGCTCCGGCTGTGGGATGGTCGGACTGCCCCGCTGCTCATCGCACGTTGA